CAGACAGAAGCCGCTCTAGGGCATCATTGCCCGGGGTTCGTGCTTCTGTCTGGGGGCTTTTCATTTGGAATTAAATTAAGATGCAGATGGTTGGCAGTATGTTTCTACTAGCCTAATAACCGGTAACGCCATAGTTTCGCGCGGCAGCTCTATACTGCGATCAATAATAGCAGCAGGGCAAGGGTAGCGTAGCGGCAGTATGGTTGGCAGCTCGCCTACAGAGTAGGTGAGCGCGCCAGCAGGCGGTACGACAGGCTGTACTGAGCGCGTACGATCAGCATGGTTGCGCGCAGTAATCTGTGCAACCTGGTCGTCAACGCGGGCGCGTTCATCGGCATTTAACTCGGCGTACGGACGCGGCATCATACCAAGCGTACGCTGGGCGCTTACTACCGGATCGCACACGAAAAACAAATCAAGCACATGTTCGCACAATCCGGCGCGGGCAAGCTCTTCGCCGACTTCGCCGAGTGCGCGCCCGTCTAGCAGTACAATCTCTACGCCTTCTTCGCGCGCATCGCGCAGCCATTTACGCAATAGTGCATCTTTGAATGCTTGGCTGCGCGGGCGAGCGCCAATCTTCACGCTGTTTGCGCTGATTTTTGGCGTGTAGAGTAACGTATCGCGGTCTGCCCGCGGCAGATGGTATACAAATTTCACG
This portion of the TM7 phylum sp. oral taxon 349 genome encodes:
- a CDS encoding (d)CMP kinase produces the protein MTNPLPKLVTFDGDARSGKGTIVSLVKDYIRDELSLPVMLIDAGQVFRVLVVMMQEYGIDLDDPIAIDTFLADKHNEDACVRRVKFVYHLPRADRDTLLYTPKISANSVKIGARPRSQAFKDALLRKWLRDAREEGVEIVLLDGRALGEVGEELARAGLCEHVLDLFFVCDPVVSAQRTLGMMPRPYAELNADERARVDDQVAQITARNHADRTRSVQPVVPPAGALTYSVGELPTILPLRYPCPAAIIDRSIELPRETMALPVIRLVETYCQPSAS